GAATTGCGAAGAGGAGATGTGTAGTTTGAAGTGGGATTATGATTTGCGCTGCGGCGAATATACATTGAACTTAAATGAAAAGACATTAATTATGGGGATTTTAAATGTAACGCCAGATTCATTTTCTGATGGTGGGAGTTACAACGAAGTAGATGCTGCAGTGCGACATGCGAAAGAAATGAAAAATGAAGGTGCTCATATTATTGATATTGGCGGTGAATCTACTCGACCAGGTTTCGCTAAAGTTTCAGTAGAAGAAGAAATAAAGCGAGTTGTTCCAATGATTCAGGCAGTGTCAAAAGAAGCAAAGCTACCTATTTCTATTGATACGTATAAAGCTGAAGTTGCGAAACAAGCGATTGAAGCGGGTGCTCATATTATTAATGATATTTGGGGAGCGAAGGCGGAACCGAAGATTGCTGAAGTTGCAGCTTATTATGATGTGCCTATTATCTTAATGCATAACCGAGATAATATGAACTACCGCAACTTAATGGCTGATATGATTGCTGATTTGTATGAGAGTATTAAAATTGCTAAAGATGCGGGCGTGCGAGATGAGAATATTATTTTAGACCCAGGTATTGGCTTTGCGAAAACACCTGAGCAAAATTTAGAAGCGATGCGTAATTTAGAGCAGTTAAATGTACTGGGTTACCCAGTTCTATTAGGTACTTCAAGAAAGTCCTTTATTGGCCATGTATTAGATTTACCAGTGGAGGAGCGTCTTGAAGGAACGGGCGCTACCGTTTGTCTTGGTATTGAAAAGGGCTGTGAGTTTATCCGTGTTCATGATGTGAAAGAAATGGCGCGTATGGCTAAGATGATGGATGCAATGATTGGTAAGGGGGCAAAGTAATTGGATAAAATTTATATCCATGATATGGAGTTTTACGGTTATCATGGTGTATTCCCGGAAGAAAATAAATTGGGTCAGAGATTTAAAGTGGATTTAACGGTGGAGTTGGATTTAAAACGCGCAGGAGAAAGTGACGACTTAGAGCATTCTGTCAATTACGGGGAGCTTTTCGAACTATGTAGAAAAGTTGTTGAAGATAGAACGTATAAGCTTGTAGAAAGTATCGCTGAAAATATCGCTACAGATATATTGAAACAATATGAGAGTATTTCACAATGTACAATTAAGGTAATTAAACCAGATCCGCCGATACCGGGGCATTATCGTGCTGTAGCGGTAGAAATTATGAGAGAACGTCCATGAATAATATAGCGTACATTGCATTAGGTTCGAATATTGGGGAGCGTTATATTTATTTAACTGAAGCAATTCAGTTTTTAAATAAAAACCAGCATATCCAAGTCGATGATGTTTCGTCTGTATATGAAACTGATCCGGTTGGCTATACTGACCAAAATTGCTTTTTAAACTTAGTTATAAAAATTTCTACCAATTTATCACCGCAAGAATTATTGAAAGTAACACAAAAGGTAGAAAATGACCTAGGAAGAAAAAGGGAAATTAGATGGGGCCCGAGGACCATCGACCTTGACATTTTACTATATAATCAAGAAAATATTGAAGCAGAGAATCTTATTGTTCCGCATCCGCGGATGTTCGAAAGAGCTTTTGTTATCGTTCCGTTGTTAGAGATTAATCAAGATATGAAACAAAACATTTCACGTTCACAAGTAGAAGAAATGAAAAGGCGAGAGGGAGTAACGGTATGGAAGCAGAAAAATGGGGAAGACGCATTCGTGCTTTTCGAAAGCTAAAAGGCTATACGCAAGAAGGTTTTGCGAAAGAATTAGGGGTATCTGTATCGGTTTTAGGTGAAGTTGAGAGGGGCAATAGATCACCTTCCCAAGATTTTGTAGTAGAAGTCGCTAAAACATTAAACGTTTCAATAGACGAATTGATGCCGAAGTGACTGTAAAGGAAGGAGTAAGACGGGTGTTAAAGATTGCAAATATTGAGATGAAAAATCCAGTTGTACTAGCACCGATGGCGGGAGTGTGTAACTCTGCATTCCGTTTGACAGTAAAAGAATTTGGTGCAGGTTTAGTTTGTGCTGAAATGGTAAGTGATAAGGCAATATTACTTAATAACAAAAGAACATTAGATATGTTATATATCGATGAGAGAGAAAAGCCATTAAGTTTACAAATTTTTGGTGGAGAGAAAGAAACTCTTGTAGATGCTGCGAAATACGTAGATAAATATACGACAGCAGACATTATTGATATTAATATGGGTTGCCCAGTACCGAAAATCACTAAGTGTGATGCGGGAGCAAAGTGGCTTTTAGATCCAAATAAAATATATGAGATGGTAGCGGCAGTTGTAGATGCTGTTGAAAAACCAGTTACAGTTAAAATGCGTATTGGTTGGGATGAAGAACATATTTTCGCAGTTGAAAACGCTAGAGCTGTTGAGCGTGCTGGTGGGCAAGCAGTAGCAGTTCATGGACGTACACGAGTGCAAATGTATGAAGGGAAAGCGGATTGGGATATTATTAAACAAGTAAAGCAATCTGTGAATATCCCGGTTATCGGAAATGGTGATGTGGAAACACCGCAAGATGCAAAGCGTATGCTTGATGAAGTTGGTGTAGATGGAGTTATGATTGGCCGCGCTGCTCTTGGAGACCCATGGATGATTTATCGTACGGTAAAGTATTTAGAGACGGGCGAATTAATGCCGGAACCAACAGTGCGTGAGAAAATTGATGTATGTATGCTGCATCTAGATCGTCTTATCGATTTAAAGAACGAAAATGTCGCTGTAAGAGAGATGAGAAAGCATGCAGCTTGGTATTTAAAAGGTGTTCGTGGTAATGCAAGTGTGCGTAACGGTATCAATATTTGTAATACACGTGAAGACCTTGCGAATTTATTAGGTGCATTTGTAGAAGAAGTAGAAGCGAAACAACAAACAATTTACGTTGGTTAATAAGAGGGCATAGGAGATTGACATTCTTCTATACACTTCCTATAATTACGTGAAAGAAAGAAGAGCTGCCAGTTAGTTGCTGGCAGTTTTTCTAGTTGAGTAGAAAATGCTATACTGTATATATTGTAAAATTTAATAGAGCTGGAGTGATATCAATATCATGGATAACATGAACCACGAAGAATTAAACGACCAATTGCTTGTTCGTCGTGAAAAGTTACATAACTTACGTGAACAAGGGATCGATCCGTTCGGTAAACGATTTGAACGCACAAATTCAACAACTGACTTAGTAAGTCTATATGGAGAATTCTCTAAAGAAGAATTAGAAGAGAAAGCAATCACTGTTTCTATCGCTGGTCGTATTATGACAAAACGCGGTAAAGGAAAAGCGGGATTTGCGCACATTCAAGATTTACAGGGGCAAGTTCAAATTTATGTTCGTAAAGATACTGTTGGAGATGAAGAGTACGAGTTATTTACGACAGCAGATTTAGGTGACTTAGTAGGTATTGAAGGTAAAGTGTTCAAAACAAACGTTGGAGAACTTTCAGTAAAGGTAACAGGATTTACACTTT
This Bacillus mycoides DNA region includes the following protein-coding sequences:
- a CDS encoding helix-turn-helix domain-containing protein; amino-acid sequence: MEAEKWGRRIRAFRKLKGYTQEGFAKELGVSVSVLGEVERGNRSPSQDFVVEVAKTLNVSIDELMPK
- the folB gene encoding dihydroneopterin aldolase; translation: MDKIYIHDMEFYGYHGVFPEENKLGQRFKVDLTVELDLKRAGESDDLEHSVNYGELFELCRKVVEDRTYKLVESIAENIATDILKQYESISQCTIKVIKPDPPIPGHYRAVAVEIMRERP
- the dusB gene encoding tRNA dihydrouridine synthase DusB, giving the protein MLKIANIEMKNPVVLAPMAGVCNSAFRLTVKEFGAGLVCAEMVSDKAILLNNKRTLDMLYIDEREKPLSLQIFGGEKETLVDAAKYVDKYTTADIIDINMGCPVPKITKCDAGAKWLLDPNKIYEMVAAVVDAVEKPVTVKMRIGWDEEHIFAVENARAVERAGGQAVAVHGRTRVQMYEGKADWDIIKQVKQSVNIPVIGNGDVETPQDAKRMLDEVGVDGVMIGRAALGDPWMIYRTVKYLETGELMPEPTVREKIDVCMLHLDRLIDLKNENVAVREMRKHAAWYLKGVRGNASVRNGINICNTREDLANLLGAFVEEVEAKQQTIYVG
- the folK gene encoding 2-amino-4-hydroxy-6-hydroxymethyldihydropteridine diphosphokinase yields the protein MNNIAYIALGSNIGERYIYLTEAIQFLNKNQHIQVDDVSSVYETDPVGYTDQNCFLNLVIKISTNLSPQELLKVTQKVENDLGRKREIRWGPRTIDLDILLYNQENIEAENLIVPHPRMFERAFVIVPLLEINQDMKQNISRSQVEEMKRREGVTVWKQKNGEDAFVLFES
- the folP gene encoding dihydropteroate synthase; the encoded protein is MNCEEEMCSLKWDYDLRCGEYTLNLNEKTLIMGILNVTPDSFSDGGSYNEVDAAVRHAKEMKNEGAHIIDIGGESTRPGFAKVSVEEEIKRVVPMIQAVSKEAKLPISIDTYKAEVAKQAIEAGAHIINDIWGAKAEPKIAEVAAYYDVPIILMHNRDNMNYRNLMADMIADLYESIKIAKDAGVRDENIILDPGIGFAKTPEQNLEAMRNLEQLNVLGYPVLLGTSRKSFIGHVLDLPVEERLEGTGATVCLGIEKGCEFIRVHDVKEMARMAKMMDAMIGKGAK